The DNA window CAGTGTGCCCAGAAACTTTTTCCAGCTCATTTCCTCTTTGGGGTCAATATTACAAAATCTATATATCGCATTTTCCACCGGAGAGATAAAGTCACTCCAGCTCTTCTCTCCTTTGTAAACCTTTGCAATGTGTTTTCCCAACGGATAACTCAATGCAATCATCAAGACAATCTGTATTCCGTTGCCTATTAATTGTGTATTCATTTCACTAAAACTTTTCGGGTTTAATAAGAACGTAAACCATATAACCAAAGATGGCCAGGCCTAAAATAAACAATGCTGTATACATACTCTATTCTAATTTTAAATATCTTCAAACCAGTTTATACATACGAAAAAAAACCAGAAGCAGAAACAGCCTGCAAGGCAACTTACTATAAAAAATAAAGTGTTCATCTCAATCCTTTCTTTAAGAGTTATTATTTCTGTTATGAATCACTTAAACACATACCAATAGCATGCCAAAAAAAATATAGCATACATATCTTTCAGTAAAACAAGCTATTAATTAATAAAGTTCTTTTATCAGCTCCAAAAGGACCTTTTCATTTTGGTAGGGTTATATGTCGTTTTGGGTTACCTCATAACAAGATTACCTTTACTAACGAAACAGCCGTCTGTGCGTAGCAGCTTGAATAGGTCGATGCCTTCATGAAGGATTTAGAAGAATATGTAGATTATTACAACAATAAAAGAATCAAGGTTAAATGGAAAGAGCCCGGTGCAATACCAGACTCAAACAAATATAAATTAATTATTAAACGTCTAACTTTTCGGGGTCACTTCAATACCGAGCTCGTTCTCAAACTTGTTAATATTTTAACTCGTACAACTTTTTAGATTCACTTCAGTTTTGTTAATGCGATGGTAATTCTGTAATTATTTAAAACAGCGCTTAAAGCCTGATTCCTTATAATCTATATATATATTCCAGAAAGGTCTTTTGTTTTGAAGAATGGATACTTAAAGCTTTTTTTCTTATAACTTGTACTCTTCTATTTTCCGATACAACGTAGTAAGACCAATCTTCAACAGGCGTGCTGTTTCAGTTTTGTTCCCTTTGGTATATTGCAGCACCCGTGCAATGTGTCTGCGTTCCATAGCCGCCAGTTCAAAGTTCGAATAACTCTTTCCGGCACTCTCTTCAAAGTGAGAATTCTGAATTTCTATCGGTAGGTCCTGTAGAGTAAGTTCCTCTTCATTGCAGACAATAAGACTTCGTTCAATCACATTCCGTAATTCGCGGATATTACCTTTCCAACTGTGCTGCTTCAAAGCCTCAATAAAATCATCGCTCACCCTCACAGCTTTCCTCGATAACTTTACACCAAAGTCATCAATCAAAGAGTGTGCAATCAGTTCAAGATCCTCTCTGCGGTCGCGTAAAGACGGAAGATGAATCTGAAACACAGAAAGTCGGTAAAACAAATCTTCCCGAAAATGATTTTCTTCTATCTCCTTTGGAAGATCGCGATTAGTTGCCGCAATAATTCTGATATTCACTTTAGTCGGTTTAGTCTCACCAACTTTTATAAACTCCCCCGTTTCCAGAATCCTCAACAGTTTAGCCTGAAGATCGAACGCCATCTCCCCTATTTCATCCAGAAATATCGTACCATTATTAGCCTCTTCAAACAGCCCTTTCTTATCTTTCTGAGCTCCGGTAAACGCCCCGGCTTTGTAACCAAACATCTCGCTTTCCAGCAGATCCTTGCAAAAAGAAGAACAGTTTACAGCCACAAAAGCCTTATCTTTGCGAGCACTACCACTATGAATAGCCTGAGCAAAGACTTCCTTTCCGGTTCCTGTTTCACCTGTAAGCAGAACTGGAACATCAGTAACAGCCACCTTTTGTGCCAGCGAAACCGCCTCTTTTATCAGCTTACTGTTGCCTTGAATATTCTGAAACGAATACCTCCTTTCCATCTGTGCTTCCAGCTTTTCCAGACGTTTGTTTATCAAAGCCTTCTCCATGGCCCTGCTTATCAGAGGAATAATCTTATTGTTATCGTCGCCTTTGGTAATATAGTCGTAAGCCCCATTTTTTATAGCCTGCACCCCATCCGGAATATTTCCATGAGCAGTAAGCAGCACCACCTCCGTCTGAGGATACAGCTTCTTTATCTTTAGAACCAAATCTACCCCATTCCCATCAGGTAAACGCACATCACAAAGCACCACTTCGGGAGAGCTAACCTCAATCTGCTTCAACCCCGACCTGCAATCAGTGGCCTGACAAACTTCGTATCCCTCCAGTTCCATCATCCTTGCCAGTAACTTGCGTATCTGGGCTTCATCATCAATAATAAGTACTTTGTTCATAATGTTTGTATTGCAATTATTCGTAAAAGCCATTCATACCTGAATGCCTGATGAAATTAATTAAATGCAAAGAAACTCTTTTTTTGTGAAAGTAATGAATAAGATGAGTGTATATATACAAAAAAAGAGTCCCATTCATTATTCAATGAACAGGACTCTTTGATAAAACGGCAGCTACCTACTCTCCCACTGTTACGCAGTACCATCGGCGTGATCAGGCTTAACTTCTCTGTTCGGAATGGGAAGAGGTGGAACCCTGATGCTATAGCTACCTTAATATTTTTAATTTCTTTTTTATCTGATTTTATTTTGTTTCTTTCGTTTCCTTATTTCAGATTCTATTAAGATAAACACAATGTAAAAGCAATAAACAAGCTCTTTCTAGTATTTTAAGAGCCAAATTATCTAGCCAACCATATATGGCATAGAAGAAAGTGTACGGGCAATTAGTACTGCTCGGCTTTGACATTACTGTCTTTACACCTGCAGCCTATCAACGTTGTCGTCTTCAACGACCCTAAGAAATCTAATCTTGTGGCT is part of the uncultured Bacteroides sp. genome and encodes:
- a CDS encoding potassium-transporting ATPase subunit F — translated: MYTALFILGLAIFGYMVYVLIKPEKF
- a CDS encoding sigma-54 dependent transcriptional regulator; this encodes MNKVLIIDDEAQIRKLLARMMELEGYEVCQATDCRSGLKQIEVSSPEVVLCDVRLPDGNGVDLVLKIKKLYPQTEVVLLTAHGNIPDGVQAIKNGAYDYITKGDDNNKIIPLISRAMEKALINKRLEKLEAQMERRYSFQNIQGNSKLIKEAVSLAQKVAVTDVPVLLTGETGTGKEVFAQAIHSGSARKDKAFVAVNCSSFCKDLLESEMFGYKAGAFTGAQKDKKGLFEEANNGTIFLDEIGEMAFDLQAKLLRILETGEFIKVGETKPTKVNIRIIAATNRDLPKEIEENHFREDLFYRLSVFQIHLPSLRDRREDLELIAHSLIDDFGVKLSRKAVRVSDDFIEALKQHSWKGNIRELRNVIERSLIVCNEEELTLQDLPIEIQNSHFEESAGKSYSNFELAAMERRHIARVLQYTKGNKTETARLLKIGLTTLYRKIEEYKL